Proteins encoded by one window of bacterium:
- a CDS encoding alanine--glyoxylate aminotransferase family protein, whose translation MRETNLLIPGPTPLPPRVLQAMGQQMTNHRGPTFGRIMAEMLDGLKGIFQTRNDIIPLVCSGTGGLEAAAVNFLSPGDRILSVNNGHFCERFAEIAERFGIRVDRVLAEWGRPVPLDAIDDRLRADAGREYRAVLVTQSETSTGVRNDVAAIRSILNDHPALLMVDAVSSLGAIPLATDEWGTDVVVTGSQKALMSPPGMAFVSVSDRAWAAAERASIPRFYLDLRRGRTEVHRALPSTAFTTAMTVAYAVHEAVRLIQEEGLERVFERHRRMARMVRAGVRGMGLQTLPEDAYAVDTVTPIRMPEGVDAVPVAGHAREQYGVLLGRGIGRLEHTIIRFGHLGYTQPGMLLGGLEVLGRTLNDLGHPVPTDDGLAAARATMDGPRVDDLPRVTRRRGGR comes from the coding sequence ATGCGTGAGACCAACCTGCTGATCCCAGGCCCGACGCCGCTTCCGCCGCGGGTGCTCCAGGCGATGGGGCAGCAGATGACCAACCACCGCGGCCCCACGTTCGGCCGCATCATGGCTGAGATGCTCGACGGGTTGAAGGGAATCTTCCAGACCCGCAACGACATCATTCCGCTGGTGTGCTCCGGCACGGGCGGCCTCGAAGCGGCGGCCGTCAACTTCCTCTCCCCGGGCGACCGCATCCTGTCGGTCAACAACGGCCATTTCTGCGAGCGCTTCGCCGAGATCGCCGAGCGATTCGGCATCCGCGTGGACCGCGTGCTCGCGGAGTGGGGACGCCCGGTCCCGCTCGACGCGATCGACGACCGGCTCCGCGCAGACGCCGGCCGCGAGTATCGAGCGGTCCTCGTCACCCAGAGCGAAACGAGCACGGGCGTGCGCAACGACGTCGCGGCGATCCGCTCGATCCTCAACGACCATCCGGCGCTCCTCATGGTGGACGCGGTCAGCAGCCTCGGCGCGATTCCGCTGGCGACGGATGAGTGGGGAACGGATGTCGTCGTGACGGGCTCTCAAAAGGCCCTGATGAGCCCTCCGGGGATGGCGTTTGTCAGCGTGAGCGACCGCGCCTGGGCGGCGGCAGAACGGGCGTCGATCCCGCGGTTCTACCTCGACCTCCGCCGCGGGCGGACGGAAGTCCACCGGGCGCTGCCGAGTACCGCGTTTACGACGGCCATGACCGTCGCGTACGCGGTCCACGAGGCGGTCCGCCTGATCCAAGAGGAAGGGTTGGAGCGCGTCTTCGAGCGCCACCGCCGCATGGCTCGGATGGTGCGGGCGGGCGTTCGCGGGATGGGCCTCCAGACTCTCCCGGAGGACGCCTATGCCGTCGACACGGTGACGCCCATTCGGATGCCCGAGGGTGTCGACGCCGTCCCGGTGGCCGGCCACGCCCGCGAGCAGTATGGAGTCCTGCTCGGCCGGGGCATCGGGCGGCTGGAGCATACCATCATTCGGTTCGGGCATCTCGGCTACACGCAGCCCGGGATGCTGCTCGGGGGGTTGGAGGTCCTCGGGCGGACGCTCAACGATCTCGGCCACCCCGTGCCCACCGATGACGGGCTCGCGGCGGCGCGCGCGACCATGGATGGGCCGCGCGTCGACGATCTTCCCCGCGTGACGCGGCGGCGCGGGGGACGGTGA
- a CDS encoding LysR family transcriptional regulator: MAINLHQLKIFHTVARSKSYSRAAAELQISQPSVSIQVGELERQLGADLFEQVGKSAHLTEAGRILDEYAARILALIDEARVAMDELKGLQRGRLLLGATSTPGTYLLPALLGRFKEQYPHIEIVLRVRDTRRIQEMLLQHELHLGVIGGKVILPDLESTAWLADELVLVVAPAHPFAALPSVGVADLAGQPFILRERGSGNREAVDEALHRAGVPVTPVFELEGAEMVKQAVAANLGISILSRCAVEFEVAAGRLRIVPVDGLRIERAIWLLRRRDHRLPRVAQAFLDTIRPAAAALTAGGPNAIISEGHRS, encoded by the coding sequence ATGGCGATCAACCTGCACCAGCTCAAGATCTTTCACACCGTCGCCCGGTCCAAGAGCTATTCGCGGGCGGCCGCCGAGCTGCAGATCAGCCAGCCCTCGGTGAGCATCCAGGTGGGGGAACTCGAACGGCAGCTCGGCGCGGACCTCTTCGAGCAGGTCGGCAAATCCGCGCACCTGACCGAGGCCGGCCGGATCCTTGACGAGTACGCTGCGCGCATCCTCGCGCTCATCGACGAGGCTCGGGTGGCGATGGATGAGCTCAAGGGCCTCCAACGCGGGCGGTTGTTGCTGGGAGCCACCTCCACGCCGGGCACGTATTTGCTCCCGGCCCTCCTCGGCCGGTTCAAGGAACAGTACCCGCACATCGAGATTGTGCTGCGCGTCCGAGACACCCGCCGGATCCAAGAGATGCTCCTGCAGCACGAACTGCACCTGGGCGTCATCGGCGGCAAGGTCATCCTCCCCGACCTCGAGTCCACCGCGTGGTTGGCGGACGAGCTGGTGCTGGTCGTCGCCCCGGCGCACCCGTTCGCCGCGCTCCCGTCGGTTGGCGTCGCCGATCTCGCGGGCCAGCCGTTCATCCTGCGCGAGCGGGGGTCGGGGAATCGGGAAGCGGTCGATGAGGCCCTTCATCGGGCAGGCGTCCCTGTCACCCCCGTCTTCGAACTCGAGGGCGCGGAGATGGTCAAGCAGGCCGTTGCCGCGAACCTCGGCATCTCGATCCTGTCGCGGTGCGCCGTCGAGTTTGAGGTGGCCGCCGGCCGGCTCCGCATCGTCCCGGTCGACGGGCTGCGCATCGAGCGTGCGATCTGGCTCCTGCGGCGCCGAGACCACCGGCTCCCCCGGGTGGCGCAGGCCTTTCTCGACACGATCCGGCCCGCGGCGGCCGCGTTGACGGCCGGGGGGCCCAATGCTATCATCAGCGAAGGTCACCGCTCTTGA
- the treZ gene encoding malto-oligosyltrehalose trehalohydrolase: protein MKRGYPSLGALPYQGAVSFRLWAPVARHVDVVVESGEGGHPMSAAGQGFFEAVVPGIAPGARYRYRVDNGPSYPDPASRFQPDGVHGPSMVIDPARYVWHDGGWRGRAQEDLVFYELHVGTFTPEGTFAGVRSRLPYLKDLGVTAVELMPVAEFPGRWNWGYDGAALFAPSRAYGSPDDLRSLIDEAHRLELAVFLDVVYNHFGPDGAYAVALSPYFFSKSHTTPWGPGINLDGEMADAVRGFFIENALYWLTEYHFDGLRLDAIHSLADDSPVHFLQELADAVHALDGPPRYVIAEDHRNLNTVILPRQDGGYGLDAAWNDDYHHQLRRLLAHDTDGYFLDFTDSTADLAAIVQRGWLYTGQHARYFGARRGTDPSGIPLIRFVDFIQNHDQVGNRPTGERITGTISLEAFRAASALLLFAPQLPLLFMGQEWAAGTPFCFFTDHHPDLGRRVSEGRRREFQRFAGFRGEVPDPQDPSTFSRSRLDWSELESDPHAGIFRLYQDLLRQRREWKGALVVTHPAEGSLILRRGRHALIVALRADLTLPMPRGGVPILHTEAPRYASDPHPPQILAGTIFMRRPAAVLVTVPDA from the coding sequence GTGAAGAGAGGGTACCCGTCTCTTGGGGCGCTCCCGTACCAGGGTGCGGTATCTTTCCGTCTGTGGGCTCCTGTGGCGCGGCACGTTGACGTCGTGGTGGAGTCTGGAGAGGGCGGTCACCCCATGAGCGCCGCCGGCCAGGGGTTCTTTGAGGCGGTCGTGCCGGGGATCGCGCCCGGGGCCCGCTACCGCTATCGGGTCGACAACGGGCCGTCCTATCCCGACCCGGCGTCGCGGTTTCAGCCCGACGGCGTGCACGGGCCATCGATGGTCATCGACCCGGCACGCTATGTGTGGCATGACGGCGGCTGGCGAGGACGCGCGCAGGAGGACTTGGTGTTCTATGAGCTCCACGTCGGGACATTCACGCCGGAGGGGACATTCGCCGGCGTCCGATCGCGGCTGCCGTACCTCAAGGACCTCGGCGTGACGGCCGTCGAATTGATGCCGGTGGCGGAGTTCCCTGGTCGGTGGAACTGGGGCTATGACGGCGCCGCGCTCTTCGCGCCATCGCGCGCGTACGGGAGCCCGGACGACTTGCGCTCGCTCATCGACGAGGCCCACCGGCTCGAGCTCGCCGTCTTCTTGGACGTGGTCTACAATCACTTCGGTCCCGATGGGGCGTACGCGGTCGCGCTGAGCCCGTATTTCTTCTCGAAGTCGCACACCACGCCGTGGGGGCCGGGCATCAATCTTGACGGGGAGATGGCGGATGCGGTCCGGGGGTTCTTTATCGAGAACGCGCTCTACTGGCTGACGGAGTATCACTTCGATGGGTTGCGCCTGGACGCGATCCACTCCCTTGCCGACGACAGCCCCGTGCACTTTCTTCAAGAGCTCGCCGATGCGGTCCACGCCCTCGACGGACCACCCCGGTACGTCATCGCGGAAGACCACCGCAACCTGAACACGGTGATCCTTCCGCGACAGGACGGGGGGTATGGTCTTGACGCTGCCTGGAACGACGACTATCATCATCAGCTTCGGCGCCTCCTCGCGCACGACACCGATGGGTACTTTCTGGATTTCACCGACTCGACCGCGGACCTCGCGGCGATCGTGCAGCGGGGGTGGCTGTACACCGGACAGCACGCGCGCTACTTTGGCGCACGGCGCGGCACGGATCCGAGCGGCATCCCGCTCATCCGGTTCGTCGACTTCATCCAGAACCACGATCAGGTCGGGAACCGACCTACAGGGGAACGGATCACCGGCACCATCTCCCTCGAGGCGTTCCGGGCGGCGAGCGCGCTCCTGCTGTTCGCTCCGCAGCTGCCGCTGCTCTTCATGGGGCAGGAGTGGGCCGCGGGGACCCCGTTTTGCTTTTTCACGGATCACCACCCCGACCTCGGCCGGCGCGTGTCGGAGGGCCGCAGAAGGGAGTTCCAGCGGTTCGCCGGCTTTCGGGGGGAGGTTCCGGATCCGCAAGACCCGTCCACCTTTTCCCGCAGCCGCCTGGACTGGAGCGAACTCGAGTCCGACCCCCATGCGGGGATCTTCCGGCTCTACCAGGACCTCCTCCGGCAGCGGAGAGAGTGGAAGGGGGCATTGGTCGTGACCCATCCGGCGGAGGGGAGCCTGATTCTCCGCCGGGGACGCCACGCGCTGATCGTCGCGCTGCGAGCGGATCTCACCTTGCCCATGCCGCGGGGGGGCGTTCCGATCTTGCACACTGAGGCCCCGCGCTACGCGTCCGACCCGCACCCCCCGCAGATCCTGGCCGGCACGATATTCATGCGCCGGCCGGCCGCGGTGTTGGTGACGGTCCCCGACGCATGA